A section of the Ktedonobacterales bacterium genome encodes:
- a CDS encoding phosphatidylserine decarboxylase: MSLEGAKNQPAQFPGEMLARIESDTPALGALKEGLPYIGGALVATLIINKLLPWLGKFFWLVPAMLLFFFRDPPRPYPQDDACIYAAADGTIMAVDQVDEDWFIGGPATRIVTFLSVFNVHVNRSPVAGEIIKLRWKSGTFANAMNFEKSEANERNMVAINGPHGRITVAQIAGLLARRIVCWAGEGEHLRAGQKFGMIKFSSRTDVLAPHGTIEVMVKPGQQVRAGITPIARYNTSGE; this comes from the coding sequence TTGAGCCTGGAAGGAGCGAAAAATCAGCCCGCGCAGTTTCCTGGAGAGATGCTGGCGCGCATCGAGTCTGACACGCCCGCACTGGGCGCGCTCAAAGAAGGTCTCCCCTATATTGGCGGGGCGCTCGTCGCCACACTCATCATCAACAAACTCCTCCCCTGGCTGGGCAAGTTCTTCTGGCTTGTTCCGGCCATGCTGCTCTTCTTTTTCCGCGATCCTCCGCGTCCATATCCGCAGGACGATGCATGTATCTATGCAGCGGCTGACGGCACGATCATGGCGGTTGATCAAGTGGATGAGGATTGGTTCATTGGTGGGCCTGCCACTCGCATCGTGACTTTTCTCTCCGTCTTCAACGTTCACGTGAATCGCAGCCCGGTGGCGGGCGAAATCATAAAGCTCCGGTGGAAATCTGGCACATTCGCTAACGCCATGAACTTTGAGAAATCTGAGGCTAACGAACGCAACATGGTTGCTATCAATGGTCCTCACGGCAGGATCACAGTGGCGCAGATTGCCGGGCTGCTGGCTCGGCGCATCGTCTGCTGGGCTGGCGAGGGTGAACACCTGCGCGCCGGCCAGAAGTTTGGCATGATTAAATTCAGTTCGCGCACCGACGTGCTGGCCCCACATGGCACGATAGAGGTAATGGTCAAGCCAGGCCAGCAAGTGCGTGCTGGCATCACGCCTATTGCCCGTTACAACACATCCGGCGAGTAA
- a CDS encoding CDP-alcohol phosphatidyltransferase family protein: protein MDGVHSHPGALIWLPSAITTIALVAGFVGIVLAADPSEPNRFVYIPLLVGLAVFCDGIDGRVARALGACSKFGENFDSFADLVAFGVAPAFMIYQLFLRELPTPGFVAIAIASSFVFSNAFRLARFATKEYNPRFFEGLPTTAGGAFIASLAFWGVTLPPVAAAAAVLVTAILMSSHIQFPKLGQVFGRAPFMLKWTLLLAIVVALVPFQARLLSLIIVGYAFYALVWSTERAVRRRFRRAMPAAAVGLMSGPAGAQFAGITTITVTDDEDDDDDEEEAEEDWDDDWESEDEP from the coding sequence ATGGATGGTGTCCACAGCCATCCAGGCGCACTGATCTGGCTTCCCAGCGCCATTACGACTATCGCATTGGTAGCGGGTTTTGTCGGGATAGTCCTTGCTGCCGACCCCAGCGAGCCAAATCGTTTCGTGTATATTCCACTGCTGGTAGGGTTAGCGGTCTTTTGCGATGGCATTGATGGGCGCGTGGCGCGCGCGCTGGGCGCGTGTTCTAAATTCGGCGAAAACTTTGATTCGTTCGCTGATCTGGTTGCCTTTGGCGTCGCGCCTGCTTTCATGATTTATCAACTCTTTTTGCGCGAGCTACCTACGCCGGGCTTCGTTGCTATCGCCATCGCGTCATCATTTGTCTTCTCCAACGCCTTCCGCCTGGCCCGCTTCGCCACAAAAGAATACAATCCACGCTTTTTCGAGGGTCTACCCACGACGGCTGGCGGAGCGTTTATCGCCAGCCTGGCTTTCTGGGGTGTCACCCTGCCACCTGTTGCCGCTGCCGCTGCGGTGCTGGTGACGGCCATCCTGATGAGCAGCCACATCCAGTTTCCCAAATTGGGTCAGGTCTTTGGGCGAGCGCCATTCATGCTGAAATGGACGCTTCTGCTGGCAATTGTCGTGGCGCTGGTACCCTTCCAGGCGCGGCTGCTCAGCCTCATCATCGTGGGCTATGCCTTCTACGCGCTGGTCTGGTCCACCGAGCGCGCCGTCCGACGACGCTTCCGCCGGGCGATGCCAGCGGCGGCAGTTGGCCTGATGTCCGGCCCGGCAGGCGCACAGTTCGCCGGGATCACCACCATCACCGTTACCGACGATGAGGACGATGACGACGACGAAGAAGAGGCCGAAGAGGATTGGGATGATGATTGGGAGAGCGAGGACGAGCCTTGA
- a CDS encoding cysteine desulfurase-like protein: MQAPSPDLQAYRRFFPALNQTIQEHPLVFFDNPGGTQVPSTVLDAMTAYLTRANANTGGAFATSRRTDAIIAEARAAMADFLNADADEIIFGANMTTLTFAISRALGQAFQPGDEILVTRLDHDANIAPWLALRESDVVIQTAEFQPATCTLDMDDLRSKLSPRTKLVAVGYASNAVGTINDLPTIIKWAREIGALVFVDAVQYAPHGPIDVRALDCDFLVCSAYKFFGPHLGILYGKRPLLEQLMAYKVRPAPNEPPGKFETGTLNHEGIAGLLGALDYLAMLGRDHADLYPETYPDWSGRRRALKLAMRAIQEYERGLVAYLLDCLSSIVGLSLLGLTHPEDLPRRVPTVACISNRHTPRDMARELGEHGIFTWDGNYYAMALMERLGLGEQGALRIGLAHYNTTEEIDRLIAVLRELHTEIETP; this comes from the coding sequence ATGCAGGCCCCTTCACCTGATCTGCAAGCCTATCGCCGCTTCTTCCCTGCCCTCAATCAGACCATCCAGGAACACCCTCTTGTCTTTTTCGATAACCCCGGCGGTACCCAGGTTCCCTCAACCGTCCTTGACGCGATGACCGCCTATCTTACGCGGGCCAATGCCAACACCGGCGGCGCCTTTGCCACCAGCCGCCGCACTGACGCCATTATCGCCGAAGCTCGCGCCGCAATGGCCGATTTCCTTAACGCCGACGCGGATGAGATCATCTTCGGCGCGAATATGACCACGCTCACCTTCGCCATCAGCCGGGCGCTGGGGCAGGCATTCCAACCGGGCGATGAAATCCTTGTAACCAGACTGGATCACGATGCCAATATTGCCCCCTGGCTGGCCCTCCGTGAAAGTGATGTCGTCATCCAAACCGCAGAGTTTCAACCGGCCACCTGCACATTGGATATGGATGATCTCCGCAGCAAGCTCTCGCCGCGCACCAAGCTCGTCGCAGTAGGCTATGCCTCCAACGCGGTAGGCACTATCAACGATCTGCCAACGATTATCAAATGGGCGCGCGAGATCGGGGCGCTGGTCTTTGTTGATGCCGTTCAGTACGCGCCACACGGCCCCATAGATGTTCGCGCGCTGGATTGCGATTTCCTGGTCTGTTCGGCCTACAAGTTTTTTGGCCCCCACCTGGGCATCCTTTATGGCAAGCGCCCGCTGCTGGAACAACTGATGGCCTATAAAGTGCGTCCAGCCCCCAATGAACCACCAGGAAAGTTCGAGACCGGCACACTGAACCACGAAGGCATTGCAGGGTTGCTCGGCGCGCTCGATTATCTGGCAATGCTTGGCCGGGATCATGCCGACCTCTATCCCGAAACGTATCCCGACTGGAGCGGACGCCGCCGCGCGCTCAAGCTGGCAATGCGCGCCATCCAGGAATATGAGCGTGGATTAGTCGCCTATCTCCTCGACTGCCTCAGCAGCATCGTTGGCCTCAGCCTGTTGGGGCTGACACACCCCGAAGACCTGCCCCGCCGCGTACCCACTGTTGCCTGTATCAGCAATCGCCATACCCCTCGTGATATGGCCCGCGAACTGGGCGAACACGGCATCTTCACCTGGGACGGCAATTACTACGCGATGGCCTTGATGGAACGCCTGGGCCTGGGCGAACAGGGCGCGCTGCGCATCGGGCTGGCGCATTACAACACCACCGAGGAAATTGATCGGCTGATTGCCGTACTGCGGGAACTCCACACAGAAATAGAAACGCCCTGA
- a CDS encoding zf-HC2 domain-containing protein: MICSRAQRLLQLYIDHRLSLSHTRALERHLAHCAACRFEWTQLEDLLADIHSLSNITEPAWLTEAIMARIAETTAQAPEKLPAETRKLRQRASHRAGFRPTMQDLILSSMLATIVVISFVLFQPVLRNGLVKSVNPLVGPVLAGLQFLISPDAGIMGLFVWLLWILLGVCITLVLAGSEVRSHWRQRIRNRLPQGWR, encoded by the coding sequence ATGATCTGCTCACGAGCACAGCGCCTGCTGCAACTCTATATCGATCACCGCCTCAGTCTGTCACACACGCGCGCTTTGGAGCGCCACCTGGCTCATTGCGCCGCCTGTCGCTTCGAGTGGACGCAGCTTGAAGATTTGCTTGCAGACATACACAGCCTGAGCAACATCACCGAACCAGCCTGGCTCACTGAAGCGATCATGGCGCGCATCGCCGAAACAACCGCCCAGGCTCCAGAGAAGTTGCCAGCCGAAACACGCAAGCTCCGGCAACGAGCAAGCCATCGGGCAGGCTTCCGGCCAACCATGCAAGACCTGATACTCTCTTCCATGCTGGCAACCATCGTAGTCATCAGCTTCGTGCTGTTTCAGCCAGTCTTGCGCAATGGGTTGGTCAAGAGTGTGAATCCGCTGGTGGGGCCGGTGCTGGCCGGGCTGCAATTCCTCATATCGCCAGATGCTGGAATCATGGGCTTGTTTGTCTGGCTGCTCTGGATACTTCTGGGCGTCTGCATCACCCTGGTATTGGCGGGGAGCGAGGTTCGCTCGCACTGGCGTCAGCGCATACGTAACAGGCTGCCGCAGGGCTGGCGCTAG
- a CDS encoding sigma-70 family RNA polymerase sigma factor, whose product MSHNGSRNFLDWLLLKQDMNDEQMPLSARAFESYSPAIPQTQSATEEAEREKEFVRRSCQGDQDAFAVLVRNHQRRAFILAFRMLNDNEEAAEAVQEAFLAAWQGLHTFRGEARFSTWLYRVVYHCCLRMLEQRRRNTRDLDAATAQAEHQAALESGQEIQALVADRERQKTIRQAIQELPGKYRAVLILRHLQELTYEEIAQALSLPVGTIKTHLFRARNLLKERLQLLEHEESSSPSPTHPNAPQPLPASEKPAPSLLARFASPFLRLESAGERGRSERS is encoded by the coding sequence ATGAGCCATAATGGTTCACGAAACTTTTTAGACTGGCTTCTGCTCAAACAGGATATGAATGACGAGCAGATGCCACTCTCCGCGCGGGCCTTTGAGTCCTATTCCCCGGCCATTCCTCAAACTCAGTCGGCCACCGAGGAGGCTGAACGCGAAAAGGAGTTCGTGCGCCGATCATGCCAGGGGGACCAGGACGCCTTCGCCGTGCTGGTACGCAACCATCAGCGCCGGGCCTTTATTCTGGCGTTCCGCATGTTGAATGACAACGAAGAAGCCGCTGAGGCAGTTCAGGAAGCTTTTCTGGCGGCCTGGCAGGGCTTACATACCTTCCGAGGCGAAGCGCGCTTCTCCACCTGGCTCTATCGCGTCGTTTATCACTGCTGCCTGCGCATGCTGGAGCAGCGCCGCCGTAATACGCGCGATCTGGATGCAGCGACAGCCCAGGCCGAACATCAGGCGGCCCTGGAATCAGGCCAGGAAATTCAAGCCCTGGTCGCTGACCGAGAGCGCCAGAAGACTATTCGGCAAGCTATCCAGGAACTGCCTGGGAAGTATCGCGCCGTCTTGATCTTGCGCCATCTGCAAGAACTGACCTATGAGGAGATTGCCCAGGCGCTCAGCCTTCCGGTGGGAACCATCAAAACCCATCTGTTCCGCGCGCGCAACCTCTTGAAAGAACGCCTCCAATTGCTGGAGCATGAAGAGTCCTCGTCTCCATCTCCGACTCATCCAAACGCCCCCCAGCCTCTACCAGCTTCTGAGAAGCCCGCGCCCTCACTTCTTGCCCGTTTTGCCTCTCCATTCCTGCGCCTGGAATCAGCAGGCGAGCGAGGAAGGAGTGAGAGATCATGA
- a CDS encoding glycosyl hydrolase family 18 protein, whose product MQPERVLFLAQVNALQTIRKPKLEKSADTFPNTTRWYWRLLRAAGIALALLTVLVGFLWWRLNATETNFSGAHFNQEQNAVWAEHAWVGESHTPQEYDDLAALLRQEQIGYLFPHVGPLNGDGTIPLDLYPNAAAFVREMKSRLPNLKILAWIGQIEKDGGGPLDMSNAQTRANIAAEARRFTQALGFDGIHYDIEPVHNLNPHFIDLLDETRAAIGSSKVLSISAPKWAPAARVIPFVQAISGRGTAWWTTYYFLIVSSHIDQLVVMMYNTALPTADLYETLVKQETAHILDANSHAQHPAQVLIGIPTYHDNGPGFHDSAENMFSGLRGVTAGLNSGEDTSHFGGIAIYPLWLTTESDWQTYNHLWLGE is encoded by the coding sequence TTGCAGCCAGAAAGAGTACTCTTTCTGGCGCAGGTGAACGCCTTGCAAACGATACGGAAACCGAAGCTCGAAAAGTCGGCTGATACATTTCCCAATACGACGCGCTGGTACTGGCGGCTCTTGCGGGCAGCAGGTATTGCCCTGGCGCTCTTGACGGTGCTGGTCGGGTTTCTCTGGTGGCGGCTCAATGCCACCGAGACCAATTTCAGCGGCGCGCACTTCAACCAGGAGCAAAACGCCGTCTGGGCGGAGCATGCCTGGGTTGGAGAATCGCACACGCCCCAGGAATATGATGACCTGGCAGCCCTGCTCAGACAGGAACAGATTGGCTACCTCTTTCCCCACGTCGGCCCGCTTAATGGCGACGGGACCATTCCATTGGACCTCTACCCCAACGCCGCTGCTTTTGTCCGCGAGATGAAGTCACGCCTGCCCAATCTCAAAATCCTGGCCTGGATAGGACAGATCGAGAAAGATGGCGGCGGACCTCTTGACATGTCCAACGCGCAAACGCGCGCCAATATCGCTGCCGAGGCCCGGCGCTTTACCCAGGCTCTCGGCTTTGATGGCATCCATTACGACATCGAGCCGGTTCACAACCTTAACCCCCATTTTATCGATCTACTCGATGAGACACGCGCCGCCATCGGTTCCAGCAAAGTCCTTTCCATATCAGCACCCAAATGGGCGCCAGCCGCGCGCGTTATCCCCTTCGTCCAGGCCATCTCCGGGCGAGGGACGGCCTGGTGGACCACCTATTATTTTCTCATCGTCAGCTCTCACATCGATCAGTTGGTAGTGATGATGTACAACACCGCGCTGCCAACAGCCGACCTCTATGAAACGTTGGTCAAACAGGAGACAGCGCATATCCTGGACGCCAACAGCCACGCTCAGCACCCAGCCCAGGTGCTGATTGGCATCCCCACCTATCATGATAATGGGCCAGGCTTCCACGACTCAGCCGAGAATATGTTCAGTGGCCTGCGCGGCGTGACGGCTGGCCTCAACAGCGGGGAAGATACCAGCCACTTCGGCGGCATCGCTATCTATCCGCTCTGGCTGACTACCGAGAGCGACTGGCAGACATACAATCACCTCTGGCTGGGGGAATAG
- a CDS encoding ribonuclease HI family protein, whose amino-acid sequence MIEPGQRLILRTDGGSRGNPGPAGAGIVIENAEGKPLAQGRKFLGQMTNNQAEYHALILGLQAVTRYQPVAVQVFLDSELVVHQMNGRYQVKGARLLPLYQQVKQLAARLPAVQFAHVPRSQNRRADTLANAAMDAGA is encoded by the coding sequence ATGATCGAGCCAGGCCAACGACTCATCCTGCGCACCGATGGTGGCTCGCGTGGCAATCCTGGCCCTGCCGGCGCGGGTATAGTCATTGAGAACGCGGAAGGCAAACCGCTTGCCCAGGGGCGCAAGTTTCTAGGGCAGATGACGAATAATCAGGCGGAATACCATGCCCTCATACTTGGGTTGCAAGCGGTGACACGCTATCAGCCGGTAGCTGTGCAAGTCTTCCTGGATAGCGAACTGGTCGTCCACCAGATGAACGGACGCTATCAAGTAAAAGGTGCCCGCCTGCTTCCGCTCTATCAGCAAGTAAAACAACTGGCAGCGCGGCTGCCAGCAGTGCAGTTTGCGCACGTCCCCCGCAGCCAGAATCGTCGCGCCGACACTCTTGCCAACGCGGCAATGGATGCTGGCGCCTGA
- a CDS encoding C4-type zinc ribbon domain-containing protein codes for MSRATQAAFLYQLQQLDGEIERVAAESQAINVALQDDSALRQAQQELESAQHSLRQRQQAQRAAEQELADLAARIKGHNDRLYSGAVTNPRELGSLQQEVQHLRELHNTQEDRVLEAMAAAEDAQALAESRRARHEAAEKTRQQEQTALGERQRQVEAKLAELRQRRQSLAESGDPSLIRRYEQIRRTRGGKAVAIAEGGTCQGCRVVLTASDMQHLRSSADITTCGNCGRILYLP; via the coding sequence ATGAGCAGAGCAACACAGGCGGCTTTCCTCTACCAGTTACAGCAGCTTGACGGAGAAATCGAGCGTGTCGCTGCTGAGAGCCAGGCGATCAACGTCGCGTTACAGGACGACTCAGCGTTACGCCAGGCGCAGCAAGAACTTGAATCAGCGCAGCATTCCTTGCGACAGCGGCAGCAAGCGCAGCGCGCAGCCGAACAAGAACTGGCCGACCTGGCGGCTCGTATCAAGGGCCACAACGACCGCCTCTACAGCGGCGCTGTCACGAATCCGCGTGAATTAGGATCGCTGCAACAAGAGGTACAACATCTGCGCGAACTTCACAACACCCAGGAAGATCGGGTTCTGGAAGCAATGGCAGCGGCAGAGGACGCTCAGGCGCTCGCAGAGAGCAGGAGGGCCAGGCACGAAGCGGCTGAAAAGACACGCCAGCAGGAACAGACCGCGCTTGGCGAGCGTCAGCGTCAGGTGGAGGCAAAACTGGCGGAACTGCGTCAGCGACGACAAAGCCTGGCCGAAAGCGGCGATCCCTCGCTGATTCGGCGCTATGAGCAGATTCGTCGCACTCGCGGCGGCAAGGCGGTGGCGATAGCCGAAGGCGGCACATGCCAGGGATGCCGTGTCGTCCTGACGGCCAGCGATATGCAGCATCTGCGCAGCAGCGCGGATATAACGACTTGCGGCAACTGCGGGCGAATCCTGTACCTCCCTTAA
- a CDS encoding YajQ family cyclic di-GMP-binding protein has product MAGENSFDVVSQFEEQELVNALDQTRREVKTRFDLKDTKTDIRYEARKSITITTNSEFTLKSIRDVLESKLIRRSLSLKILKPGKIETAAGSQVRQMFELQQGISPELGREISKLIRDQHPKVRPQIQGDAVRVVGKSRDDLQAVIATLKKQDYSVELQFINYRS; this is encoded by the coding sequence ATGGCCGGAGAAAACTCTTTTGATGTCGTGTCTCAGTTTGAAGAACAGGAACTGGTCAATGCGCTCGATCAGACGCGGCGCGAGGTGAAGACACGCTTTGATCTAAAAGATACGAAAACGGATATTCGCTATGAGGCCAGGAAAAGCATAACCATTACGACCAACAGCGAATTCACGCTGAAAAGTATCCGCGATGTGTTGGAGAGCAAGCTGATCCGCCGCAGCCTTTCTCTGAAGATTTTGAAGCCAGGAAAGATTGAAACGGCGGCGGGCAGCCAGGTGCGGCAGATGTTTGAGCTACAACAGGGCATCTCGCCGGAGCTTGGACGCGAGATCTCCAAGCTGATTCGTGACCAGCACCCTAAGGTGCGCCCACAGATTCAGGGCGATGCTGTCCGTGTGGTGGGCAAAAGCCGCGATGACCTTCAGGCCGTGATAGCGACCCTCAAGAAACAGGATTATTCGGTTGAGTTGCAATTTATCAATTATCGGAGCTAG